In Pedobacter sp. WC2423, the following are encoded in one genomic region:
- a CDS encoding GNAT family N-acetyltransferase has protein sequence MKIMIFGASGSGTTTLAHRLSIELGFSHLDTDDYYWLKSEIPFELKRDPQERDNLFISDFKKSENIVVSGSILNWNDQFFNYFDLVVFLWIPPAVRIARLIKRETEQYGDLLTTDEYWKKKFAEFIEWASGYDQPGFPSRSFEQHTNWLHKLQVPVLRLESDITVEERLRLVREKIEHLSIHQELTFTEKNEINRTLYDLLLSADPSIEVINSYTHNNEIFVALYRKKIIGAFVLLPLNKSTIEIKNIAVKTQYQGIGLGKRLLEKAAVASIAKGFKTLRIATGNSSIGQLALYQKGGFELVGMNHNFFIDHYPHPIIENGIRCKHLLILERSI, from the coding sequence ATGAAAATCATGATTTTTGGAGCATCAGGCTCTGGTACAACCACTTTAGCTCATCGGCTCTCCATTGAACTGGGCTTTAGCCACCTTGATACCGATGACTATTACTGGCTCAAAAGTGAAATACCCTTTGAGCTAAAACGCGATCCACAAGAGCGCGACAACTTATTTATCAGCGATTTTAAGAAAAGTGAAAACATTGTTGTTTCTGGCTCCATATTAAACTGGAATGACCAGTTTTTTAATTATTTCGATCTGGTTGTATTTCTATGGATCCCACCTGCAGTTAGAATAGCACGCTTAATTAAAAGAGAAACCGAACAGTATGGAGATTTACTGACCACAGATGAATACTGGAAAAAAAAGTTTGCTGAATTTATTGAATGGGCATCAGGCTATGACCAGCCTGGCTTTCCAAGCAGAAGTTTCGAACAACATACCAATTGGCTCCATAAATTACAGGTTCCGGTTCTCAGATTAGAAAGTGATATTACTGTTGAAGAACGATTGCGGCTGGTCAGAGAGAAAATTGAGCACCTGTCTATCCATCAGGAACTGACATTTACAGAAAAGAATGAAATCAACCGGACACTTTATGATCTGCTGCTATCTGCCGACCCGTCTATAGAAGTTATCAATTCATATACGCACAATAACGAGATTTTTGTTGCCTTATACCGGAAAAAGATCATTGGTGCTTTTGTACTGCTGCCTTTAAATAAAAGCACTATTGAAATCAAGAATATCGCTGTTAAAACTCAGTATCAAGGTATTGGTCTGGGTAAACGCCTGCTGGAAAAGGCTGCTGTTGCTTCCATAGCCAAAGGATTTAAAACACTCAGGATTGCAACTGGTAACTCAAGTATCGGTCAGCTGGCTTTATATCAAAAAGGAGGTTTCGAACTCGTGGGTATGAATCACAACTTCTTTATTGATCATTATCCCCACCCGATTATTGAAAATGGGATCCGTTGTAAACACCTGCTGATTTTAGAAAGGAGTATATAG
- a CDS encoding phosphatase PAP2 family protein, whose product MGFLFLSFLVALFPLSAIDLKVSAAVQSTQSPELDKLMELISWFGAFPVPMFMGLAVAMIFYVFKFRREALFVILTFISGLISTVIKILVNRPRPTIKLVRIVEIAKQQSFPSGHTLFYTIFFGFLLFLMWNLKQINLGLRIVVALLSAFLILTIPFSRIYLGAHWLTDVLGGFILGLICLYFIVILYLKKTQ is encoded by the coding sequence TTGGGGTTCCTGTTTTTATCCTTTCTTGTCGCATTGTTTCCGCTATCGGCTATTGATTTAAAAGTTTCTGCAGCGGTACAATCAACCCAGAGCCCTGAACTGGATAAGCTTATGGAGCTGATTAGCTGGTTTGGTGCTTTTCCTGTTCCAATGTTTATGGGTTTAGCAGTGGCAATGATCTTCTATGTCTTTAAATTTCGCAGAGAAGCACTTTTTGTGATACTTACTTTTATTTCAGGCCTGATCAGTACGGTTATCAAAATACTGGTCAACCGGCCAAGGCCTACTATCAAACTGGTTAGAATAGTAGAAATAGCTAAACAGCAAAGCTTTCCCAGTGGACATACCTTATTTTACACCATATTTTTCGGCTTTCTGCTGTTTTTGATGTGGAATCTTAAACAGATTAACCTGGGTTTAAGGATAGTGGTAGCTTTGCTGTCAGCGTTTTTGATCTTAACGATACCTTTTTCGCGAATATATCTGGGGGCCCATTGGCTTACAGACGTATTAGGTGGGTTTATACTCGGTCTGATCTGTTTATATTTTATTGTAATTCTTTACCTGAAAAAAACACAGTAA